Part of the Nitrospiraceae bacterium genome is shown below.
ACAAATTCATTTTTCTTCTTCCAACGAAACAAATGGGGAACCCTATAAAAGATCACCCACTAATAGCAGTGGTAAAGGTCAGGGTGTTCCCGAAGGGATCGATGACCGACATATCCCGCGTTCCCCAGGGCATGTCTTCGATTCCGGGTTTTGCGTATTTGTATCGCTTGGCGGTCAATTCCGCATGGTAGGCCTCCAAGTCGCTGGTCTCGATGCGAATCGTGGCGCCCGGGCAAACGCCGCCATGGTGCTCTGACAGGTGCAATATACAGTGGTCTTTTGAGACCTGCATGTAGAGCGGGAAGTTGTGTTCCACACGGTGCTCCCAATCGATGGAGAACCCCAAAAAGTCCACGTAAAACTCTCTGGCCTTGGCCTCATCAAAGATACGTAGGATCGGTGTGGTGTTTCCAAAATTCATTGGATGGTTCCTTTACCGGTTCAATAAAAGAGGTTGGAGTCTCTCTACCCATAGAAGCAACCGTACTGATCTTCTTTGACCACAGCGAGAAAGTCCGTGACTGTCCGAACGTGCGGGGCGGGTTCATAGCCATGCCATTTCAGGTCGGCCCTTTTCCAGTAGATTTTCCATTGGTCCCTGGTTCTGACGTACGTGGCCTTGGCAAAGGAATGTTCGTGCTTGATCTTCGGCTTGTCCCATTGCGGGCGAATCTCGAATAGTTCGATGCTTTGACTAGTAATACGAAATCCAAAATCGAGTTGGGGCCGAATATGCCCTGGAG
Proteins encoded:
- a CDS encoding VOC family protein → MNFGNTTPILRIFDEAKAREFYVDFLGFSIDWEHRVEHNFPLYMQVSKDHCILHLSEHHGGVCPGATIRIETSDLEAYHAELTAKRYKYAKPGIEDMPWGTRDMSVIDPFGNTLTFTTAISG
- a CDS encoding DUF3024 domain-containing protein, whose amino-acid sequence is MAFNDLERKRFQKLVGAFIEQIRPPGHIRPQLDFGFRITSQSIELFEIRPQWDKPKIKHEHSFAKATYVRTRDQWKIYWKRADLKWHGYEPAPHVRTVTDFLAVVKEDQYGCFYG